The following proteins are co-located in the Sporolactobacillus pectinivorans genome:
- a CDS encoding DUF2326 domain-containing protein: MLRKIECSKFTQKEILFHSGLNTIVGDELASNSIGKSNMLMIIDFVFGGRDYISKNKDVVVNLGHHSFKFEFDFTGEKLYFIRSTEDPDHVSLCNEKYLNVKVLSINQFTSLLQKKYNAEIEDLTFRDMVGRYFRVYGKENLNEKKPIQYFEKETARSSIIALLKLFNKYTSIKELEMRIKNLKEEKKILEDAAKKNLIPKLTKKLFKINDKKIDGLNDELNKLKKSILTASIEIEALVSKEVLSLQSKKSDLTVKKNLLENRLKRTLVNIAHSSINLEPELSNLKKFFPDTNVDEIKKIDSFHSSLTKILEEELKKTKKELNTQIKQISDQISSIDTEINSKLSINNAPKFAIDRVIQLASEIKQLKNANGYYTKKIDISNSIKSDSDELKSHKQELQDEMCNKINDQMSKLNNQIYKDKRRAPTLQIKGDKYLFNTDGDTGTGTAFANLITFDLTILELTCLPAIAHDLPLLKNIENPAFENIVKLYNESEKQIFIAIDKINSYNPETAQTITKNRVLQLSKDKLLFIKNWKYSGE, encoded by the coding sequence ATGTTGAGAAAAATTGAATGTAGTAAATTCACTCAGAAAGAAATTTTATTTCATTCAGGATTAAACACCATTGTCGGAGATGAACTCGCCTCTAATTCCATTGGAAAATCAAATATGTTAATGATTATCGATTTTGTGTTTGGTGGAAGGGATTATATAAGTAAAAACAAAGATGTAGTAGTTAATTTAGGACATCATTCTTTTAAATTTGAATTTGATTTTACAGGCGAAAAACTATATTTTATACGTTCTACAGAAGATCCGGATCATGTTTCACTCTGTAATGAGAAATATTTGAACGTCAAAGTACTGTCAATTAACCAATTCACATCGCTTTTACAAAAAAAATATAATGCAGAAATTGAAGACCTCACATTTAGAGATATGGTTGGTAGATACTTTCGTGTTTATGGAAAAGAAAATCTTAACGAAAAAAAACCTATTCAATACTTTGAGAAAGAAACTGCACGATCATCAATTATTGCATTGTTGAAATTATTTAATAAATATACCAGTATTAAAGAATTAGAAATGCGGATTAAAAATCTTAAAGAAGAAAAGAAAATTCTAGAAGATGCAGCAAAGAAAAATTTGATTCCAAAATTAACAAAGAAATTGTTCAAAATAAACGACAAAAAAATTGATGGCTTAAATGATGAACTTAATAAATTAAAAAAAAGTATTCTTACTGCATCCATTGAAATTGAAGCTCTAGTTTCTAAAGAAGTGCTATCATTACAATCAAAAAAGAGTGATCTAACAGTTAAAAAAAATCTTCTTGAAAATAGGCTAAAACGTACATTAGTTAATATCGCACATAGTAGTATTAATCTTGAGCCAGAGTTATCAAACCTCAAAAAATTCTTTCCTGATACAAATGTTGATGAGATTAAAAAGATTGATTCCTTTCATTCATCTTTAACAAAAATTCTAGAAGAGGAACTTAAAAAAACAAAAAAAGAACTTAATACTCAAATAAAACAGATATCAGATCAAATTAGTAGTATTGATACAGAGATTAATTCTAAGTTGAGCATAAACAATGCGCCAAAATTTGCGATTGATAGAGTAATTCAATTAGCTTCGGAGATTAAACAGCTAAAAAATGCAAATGGATATTATACTAAGAAAATAGATATCTCGAATTCTATAAAGTCAGACTCTGATGAGTTGAAAAGCCATAAACAAGAACTTCAGGATGAAATGTGTAATAAAATCAATGATCAGATGAGTAAATTAAATAACCAAATCTACAAAGACAAAAGACGTGCCCCAACTTTACAAATTAAAGGTGATAAATATCTATTTAATACAGATGGAGATACAGGTACGGGCACCGCATTTGCTAACTTAATTACTTTTGATTTGACAATACTGGAATTAACTTGCTTACCTGCAATAGCCCACGACTTACCTTTACTGAAAAATATTGAGAATCCAGCGTTTGAAAATATAGTTAAATTGTACAATGAAAGTGAAAAACAAATATTTATTGCAATTGATAAAATTAATTCTTAT
- a CDS encoding ABC-three component system middle component 7, giving the protein MILPNKLIPFQSSIIAKMTYVLESLNLERKINIEQLFNDLSSKFEDINQFILTLDVLFAIKKIELDPDEKVIKYVEKN; this is encoded by the coding sequence ATGATCTTGCCAAATAAATTAATTCCATTTCAAAGTAGTATAATCGCAAAAATGACATATGTGCTAGAATCTTTAAACTTAGAAAGAAAAATAAATATAGAGCAACTTTTTAATGATCTTAGTAGTAAGTTTGAAGATATTAATCAATTTATTTTAACATTAGATGTTCTTTTTGCGATAAAAAAAATTGAACTTGATCCGGATGAGAAGGTAATAAAATATGTTGAGAAAAATTGA
- a CDS encoding ABC-three component system protein produces MQDNRRLFSENEKLVLFQEVDGRCPICGGNLTHKKGSNIHKTFEIAHIYPANPRPEERELLKNEKKLSEDVNDLNNVIAVCKQCHRIFDTPRTIDEYQKWYQLKKRLIEKKEAEKEFSLFNIEHQISHILKMLNESNIDKLLVPLSYTSLKVDDKVNESMPYLIKRTITNDVVDYFSFVRNNFIEIDKLDPSTFELIATQVKGFYIKCKQINTDQNYIYNTLIDWLDEKTNHYSKRACEIVIAFFIQDCEVFS; encoded by the coding sequence GTGCAAGATAATAGAAGATTATTTTCAGAAAATGAAAAATTAGTATTATTTCAAGAGGTTGATGGTAGATGTCCAATTTGTGGGGGGAATTTGACCCATAAAAAAGGAAGTAATATACATAAAACTTTTGAAATAGCACATATTTATCCCGCTAATCCTCGCCCTGAAGAAAGAGAATTATTAAAAAATGAAAAAAAATTAAGTGAGGATGTTAATGATTTAAATAACGTAATAGCAGTATGTAAACAATGTCATAGAATATTCGATACTCCACGCACAATAGATGAATATCAGAAATGGTACCAATTAAAAAAAAGATTAATTGAAAAAAAAGAAGCTGAAAAAGAGTTTAGCTTGTTCAACATAGAGCACCAAATTTCACATATATTAAAAATGCTAAATGAATCTAATATTGACAAGCTATTAGTACCACTTAGCTACACATCATTAAAAGTTGATGACAAAGTTAATGAATCAATGCCCTATCTAATAAAAAGAACAATTACAAATGATGTGGTTGACTATTTTTCTTTCGTTAGAAATAATTTTATTGAAATTGACAAACTAGATCCATCTACGTTTGAACTTATTGCTACACAAGTTAAGGGATTTTATATTAAATGTAAGCAAATAAATACTGATCAAAATTATATTTATAATACTTTAATTGACTGGTTAGATGAAAAAACAAATCACTATTCAAAACGAGCGTGTGAAATTGTGATTGCATTTTTTATACAAGACTGTGAGGTATTTTCATGA
- a CDS encoding AAA domain-containing protein, which yields MEKVKEMLNYWRNSLADADLLSLDINLSEFPDTDLSFIRSGKIDDEVIVTRLFKSNMKNGERSLNNGIHVLLCPLVLKSKYDHGKSKGNLYETVIPIWVPAKLNKAGELFVDQEILPWISRNYLEPCFGDTPIIGNVSDLDQFLTVNSAQIDSWKDLWSFVEKMFSSVTSQKIDDFALEDYQRMKTAKILTRSEDDGVASSMSSAIIQLYDELLKREQIPQLLTRYLDQEDKVTVPLLNQWDSFDIAKYHRGQMSNHFPVSPSQREAIHHFSTLDKGDILAINGPPGTGKTTLLQSIVASLWVEAAYKETDPPIIVATSTNNQAVTNIIESFGKVEEVPNPLQGRWLPDIHSYGLYLPSATAYNKSKSSNWQMVSINTSSKENKNDETDFPHSIETDTYVRRAEEYYIKQCETYARKEFHNLASAVSFIHQEIKTNIDLMQRFVETVHQFALLNAKIYDKYPDGIDMAREQQKKKIERIENELQKFKDLEIEWNTFNVSEPWWYSAFSIIPFVRRKRTLRNKGFFLLHQLPIDKDQDFESYIQSLLKEGKRSLNDESGKLEEIQHLYKKIIEMKSRQHDYMVLLNLETSNSDFLEELDTKTRYKAFKLATHYWEGQWLLEIREQISTSYNESKAERKQKKRWHRYAKLTPCFVSTFHSLPRFFQAWQGKNIPLYEYIDLLIVDEAGQVRPEIAGASFALAKKALAVGDIFQIKPIWDIPKTVDVANIISSGAASLEEMDNFFDKGLAASSGSVMVIAQRASRYQKFEDIRGLYLTEHRRCVPEIIQYCNELAYQGRLEPRRKSNTNYPLPPLGYAHIPGTMQSSGGSHNNPIEADVIVHWILDNKLFLQKLYPNKSLDEIIAVITPFTKQRKDIQNKLKRKGYEKVVVGTVHALQGAERPIIIFSPVYDIHTTSGYFFDHGVNMLNVAVSRAKDSFLVFGDMGIFNSESPAPSGKLARYLFANEKNEIKNVKIPNKFIEDSRDIIYLRDVPSHNAALLRCVQTAKKELTIVSPFLSSIVIKDEPLEKSLKDAIDNGKSITVYTDPQLNQKDGSPRLFFSEALQLLGKLGINVIFAKRIHNKSLWRDHSMLIEGSFNWFSARRKETDPWCRYETSIVYRGDQVEYMILKVEEDLKKRLIPKIKS from the coding sequence ATGGAAAAGGTAAAAGAAATGCTCAATTATTGGCGAAACAGTTTAGCTGATGCTGATCTTTTGTCATTAGATATAAATTTGTCTGAGTTTCCAGACACCGATCTATCATTTATTCGAAGCGGAAAAATTGATGATGAAGTAATCGTAACACGTCTTTTTAAATCAAATATGAAAAATGGAGAACGTAGTCTGAATAATGGAATTCACGTTCTACTGTGTCCTTTAGTTCTGAAATCAAAATATGATCACGGAAAATCAAAAGGGAATTTATATGAAACAGTTATTCCAATTTGGGTTCCAGCCAAATTAAATAAAGCTGGAGAACTTTTTGTAGATCAAGAAATTCTGCCATGGATTTCAAGAAACTATTTGGAGCCTTGTTTTGGAGACACACCAATTATTGGAAATGTTAGCGACTTGGACCAATTCTTGACAGTAAATTCAGCACAAATTGATTCTTGGAAAGATTTGTGGAGCTTTGTGGAAAAAATGTTTTCTTCTGTTACAAGTCAAAAGATTGACGACTTTGCATTAGAAGATTATCAAAGAATGAAAACAGCTAAAATATTGACTAGAAGTGAGGACGACGGTGTTGCATCTAGTATGTCAAGCGCAATTATTCAATTGTATGATGAGCTTCTCAAAAGAGAGCAAATTCCTCAATTACTAACCCGATATCTTGATCAAGAAGATAAAGTAACAGTACCCTTACTTAATCAGTGGGATTCGTTTGATATTGCTAAGTACCACCGCGGTCAGATGTCCAATCATTTTCCTGTCTCTCCCTCTCAACGGGAAGCTATTCATCATTTTAGTACCCTTGATAAAGGAGATATTTTGGCGATAAATGGTCCACCTGGAACCGGAAAAACGACATTATTACAAAGTATTGTCGCTTCTTTGTGGGTTGAAGCCGCTTATAAGGAAACTGATCCTCCGATTATTGTAGCAACTTCCACTAACAATCAGGCGGTAACAAATATTATTGAGAGCTTTGGAAAAGTAGAGGAAGTACCTAATCCTTTGCAAGGAAGATGGCTACCGGATATACATAGCTACGGTCTCTATTTACCTTCAGCAACAGCATATAATAAAAGCAAAAGTTCTAATTGGCAGATGGTCTCGATTAATACAAGCAGTAAAGAAAACAAGAATGATGAGACTGACTTTCCACATAGTATTGAGACAGATACCTATGTCAGAAGAGCAGAAGAGTACTATATAAAACAATGTGAAACCTATGCTCGAAAAGAATTTCATAACTTGGCTTCAGCGGTAAGCTTTATCCATCAAGAGATCAAAACGAACATCGATCTGATGCAGAGATTTGTAGAAACAGTCCATCAATTTGCTCTATTAAATGCTAAAATTTATGATAAGTATCCTGATGGAATTGATATGGCAAGGGAACAGCAGAAAAAGAAAATCGAGCGAATAGAAAATGAATTGCAGAAATTCAAAGATCTTGAGATTGAATGGAATACTTTTAACGTATCAGAACCTTGGTGGTATTCTGCTTTTTCTATTATCCCGTTTGTTCGGAGAAAAAGAACTTTAAGAAACAAAGGATTTTTTTTGCTTCATCAACTCCCCATCGATAAAGATCAAGATTTTGAAAGCTATATTCAATCCCTTCTGAAGGAAGGAAAGCGCTCCCTGAACGATGAATCAGGAAAATTGGAAGAGATACAACATCTATATAAAAAGATAATAGAAATGAAGAGTCGTCAACACGACTACATGGTACTTCTCAATTTAGAAACTAGCAATTCTGACTTTCTTGAAGAATTGGATACAAAAACCAGGTATAAAGCGTTTAAATTGGCAACGCATTACTGGGAGGGGCAATGGTTATTAGAAATACGTGAACAAATTTCTACTTCTTACAATGAAAGCAAGGCAGAAAGAAAACAAAAAAAAAGATGGCATAGATATGCAAAATTGACACCCTGTTTTGTTTCAACTTTCCATTCACTACCGAGATTCTTTCAAGCATGGCAAGGTAAAAATATCCCGCTCTATGAGTATATTGACCTGTTGATTGTAGATGAAGCTGGTCAAGTGAGGCCAGAGATTGCAGGAGCTTCGTTTGCGCTTGCAAAAAAAGCATTAGCAGTGGGGGATATCTTTCAAATTAAACCGATTTGGGATATTCCTAAAACCGTCGACGTTGCCAATATCATTAGCTCAGGAGCGGCTTCCTTAGAGGAGATGGACAATTTTTTTGATAAAGGATTGGCAGCTTCAAGTGGTTCGGTCATGGTTATTGCTCAACGTGCGAGTAGATACCAGAAATTTGAAGATATTCGTGGCTTATACCTGACAGAACATCGTCGATGTGTTCCTGAGATCATACAATATTGTAATGAGCTGGCCTATCAGGGAAGATTGGAACCTAGAAGAAAAAGTAACACGAATTATCCGCTCCCACCGCTGGGTTATGCACATATTCCGGGAACAATGCAAAGTTCCGGAGGAAGCCATAATAATCCAATAGAGGCAGATGTAATTGTTCATTGGATTTTGGATAATAAATTGTTTTTACAAAAGCTCTACCCGAATAAAAGCCTAGATGAAATTATTGCTGTAATTACACCGTTTACCAAACAGAGAAAAGATATACAGAACAAATTAAAGAGAAAGGGTTATGAGAAAGTTGTTGTCGGAACTGTCCATGCATTACAAGGAGCCGAACGACCCATTATTATTTTTTCTCCGGTATATGATATTCATACGACCTCAGGTTATTTTTTTGATCATGGTGTCAATATGCTCAACGTTGCAGTATCGAGAGCCAAGGATAGTTTTCTTGTCTTTGGGGATATGGGAATTTTTAATTCAGAGTCACCTGCTCCATCAGGTAAACTGGCTCGTTATTTATTCGCGAATGAAAAAAATGAGATTAAAAACGTAAAAATACCTAATAAATTCATCGAAGATTCAAGAGATATCATATATCTCCGCGATGTTCCTTCTCATAATGCTGCATTACTTCGATGTGTGCAAACAGCCAAGAAGGAACTTACTATTGTGTCTCCTTTTCTTTCTTCAATCGTGATTAAAGATGAACCTTTAGAAAAATCTTTAAAAGATGCTATAGATAATGGAAAATCCATTACGGTTTACACAGATCCTCAACTGAATCAAAAAGATGGGTCACCAAGATTGTTCTTTTCGGAAGCACTACAATTGTTGGGGAAATTAGGAATTAACGTGATTTTTGCAAAACGAATTCATAATAAGTCTTTATGGCGAGATCATTCTATGTTAATTGAAGGTTCATTTAATTGGTTTTCTGCTCGTCGTAAGGAGACTGACCCGTGGTGTCGCTATGAAACCTCAATTGTTTATCGGGGTGATCAAGTCGAGTATATGATATTAAAAGTTGAAGAGGATCTTAAAAAAAGACTAATTCCTAAAATAAAAAGTTAA
- a CDS encoding DEAD/DEAH box helicase family protein produces the protein MMMGLFDIEDSINEFNYSSPQEMYRDNKKKKIKGPLDYQTDMINAYMDKGYDKKDVAIELPTGSGKTLIGLLIGEYRRRKENEKVVFVCLNNQLVKQTEEKAKYYGLTACAFTGSKNDYDYENNVDYNTAKTIAITNYSSIFNTNSFFRDADVLIFDDAHSSENYISKNWSIEVDKENNEQLFITLAKLFRKGINEDSLLKLVENNGDQNWYDIYPNIRVLDIINELTTIFDTYCNKDNKLYYPWQNLRGHLKACNIFLANKKILIRPFIPPTYTNPAFFNAKQRIYMSATLGESGELERITGISDVFRLPMVSDFKNRALGRRLFIFPNQTISKENRVAFFHKLKKIQPRILFLVKDDHREKEIIDMFNGICETYSGKELENKMNEFITDENAVAVLANRYDGVDLDENKCRLMVITDFPNASDIQEKFIISRLASNVLFEERIRTRIIQAIGRCTRSETDFEAVLVLDNKLENELISPKKIKRFLPEIQAELLVSIDLMKNYKDEVNIYKMLKLFLEKDKDDSEWQGAEKVIIHKRDSIISSSNSGTETELNTILQNSAKYEVKYQFYLWKEDYEGALIQVDNIIAALSKNPLRGLRGFWYYIKGYLNYQIYAELGKSQLYLNNAIESMQKASDLTNSITWFKKLLTNENNNSDSDDIYNSRMQEMIIRIESYIMDNNLNVDNRFEIKAKEVISQLSSNDGTLFERGHQELGNFLGYISKNSKVSTAPDPWWIIDRHLCIVSEDKIYTNKEKEIPPRHITEANSHLNWIKKNESELDKGAEVIQIFITTAKKIDSAAKDYTDNLYYVKREDFLTFATDAISILRDLISSFPGEGDMLWRDEAIRIFENNHLTYKDYLKICRNQKIDTL, from the coding sequence ATGATGATGGGCCTGTTTGATATTGAAGACAGTATTAATGAGTTTAACTATAGCTCACCTCAAGAAATGTATAGAGATAACAAAAAGAAAAAAATTAAGGGCCCTCTAGATTATCAAACAGATATGATAAATGCTTATATGGATAAAGGCTATGATAAAAAAGATGTTGCTATAGAGTTGCCGACTGGTAGTGGAAAGACTTTAATAGGACTTTTAATAGGTGAATATCGAAGAAGAAAAGAAAATGAAAAAGTTGTATTTGTTTGTTTGAACAATCAACTAGTTAAGCAAACTGAAGAAAAAGCTAAATATTATGGCTTAACTGCATGTGCTTTTACTGGATCTAAAAATGATTATGATTATGAAAACAACGTTGATTACAATACAGCGAAAACAATAGCGATTACTAATTATAGTTCAATCTTTAATACAAACTCCTTTTTTAGAGATGCTGACGTATTGATCTTTGATGATGCACATAGCTCAGAAAATTATATTTCTAAAAATTGGAGTATTGAAGTTGACAAGGAAAACAATGAACAGCTGTTTATTACATTGGCAAAATTATTCCGTAAAGGAATTAATGAAGATTCATTATTAAAGTTAGTTGAGAATAACGGAGATCAAAATTGGTATGATATCTATCCGAATATTAGAGTGTTAGATATCATTAATGAGTTAACAACGATCTTTGACACCTATTGTAATAAAGATAATAAACTATATTATCCATGGCAAAATTTAAGAGGGCACTTAAAGGCGTGTAATATTTTTTTAGCAAATAAAAAAATACTAATTCGTCCATTTATTCCTCCGACTTATACAAACCCTGCCTTTTTTAACGCAAAACAAAGAATATATATGTCGGCAACACTAGGAGAAAGCGGCGAGTTAGAGAGAATAACTGGAATTTCTGATGTTTTTCGCTTACCAATGGTAAGTGATTTCAAAAACCGTGCTTTAGGGAGAAGATTATTTATCTTCCCTAATCAGACAATCTCCAAGGAAAATCGAGTTGCCTTTTTTCATAAATTAAAAAAAATACAACCACGTATTTTGTTCCTTGTAAAGGATGATCATCGTGAGAAAGAAATCATTGATATGTTTAATGGAATTTGTGAAACATATTCTGGAAAAGAATTAGAGAATAAAATGAATGAGTTCATAACGGACGAAAATGCAGTTGCAGTTCTTGCTAATCGTTACGATGGCGTGGATTTAGATGAGAATAAATGTAGACTTATGGTGATAACGGATTTCCCTAATGCTAGCGATATACAAGAAAAGTTTATAATTTCAAGACTCGCTTCAAATGTTCTTTTTGAGGAGAGAATCCGAACAAGGATTATACAAGCTATAGGGAGATGCACGAGATCTGAAACTGACTTTGAAGCAGTATTAGTATTAGATAATAAGCTTGAAAATGAGTTAATATCTCCAAAAAAAATTAAACGATTTTTACCAGAAATCCAAGCTGAACTTCTTGTTTCAATTGATTTAATGAAAAATTATAAAGATGAAGTAAATATTTATAAAATGTTAAAGCTTTTTTTAGAAAAGGACAAAGATGATTCTGAATGGCAGGGTGCCGAAAAAGTTATTATTCACAAAAGAGATTCAATAATCTCATCGTCAAATAGTGGTACCGAAACTGAACTAAATACAATTCTTCAAAATTCAGCTAAATATGAGGTGAAATATCAATTTTATCTGTGGAAAGAAGATTATGAAGGAGCGTTGATCCAAGTTGACAACATAATAGCAGCATTAAGCAAAAATCCTTTGAGAGGTCTGCGTGGTTTTTGGTATTACATTAAGGGCTATTTAAATTATCAAATATATGCTGAGCTTGGAAAAAGTCAACTTTATTTAAATAATGCAATTGAATCGATGCAAAAGGCTTCCGATTTAACAAATTCGATTACATGGTTTAAGAAGTTACTGACTAATGAAAACAATAATAGTGATTCGGACGATATTTATAATAGTAGAATGCAAGAAATGATTATTAGAATTGAAAGTTACATCATGGATAATAATCTTAATGTTGATAATAGATTTGAAATTAAGGCTAAGGAAGTTATTAGTCAACTATCAAGTAATGATGGAACCTTATTTGAACGAGGACATCAGGAATTAGGTAACTTTTTAGGATATATATCTAAGAATAGTAAAGTTTCTACGGCACCAGATCCATGGTGGATAATTGACAGGCATTTATGTATCGTTTCGGAGGATAAAATTTATACAAACAAAGAAAAGGAAATTCCGCCAAGACACATTACAGAAGCAAATAGTCATCTTAATTGGATAAAAAAGAATGAAAGTGAATTGGATAAAGGTGCTGAAGTAATACAAATATTTATTACTACTGCGAAAAAAATAGATTCAGCTGCTAAAGATTATACGGATAATCTCTATTATGTAAAGAGAGAGGATTTTCTGACATTTGCTACAGATGCCATTTCAATTCTTCGAGATTTGATTTCCTCTTTCCCGGGGGAAGGAGATATGTTATGGAGGGATGAGGCAATCCGTATATTTGAGAATAATCATTTGACATATAAAGATTATTTGAAAATATGTCGCAATCAAAAAATAGATACTTTATAA
- a CDS encoding DMT family transporter: MKQRNSSSSVGLLLIVSMIAISFASIFVKWSHAPATVISMYRMYLACVLLLPMVWRKRREFSKLSKKDWLFLTLSGVFLALHFALWFGSLKLTTVASSTIILSLQPIVALLGGFLVYKEKTKLSTLVTIGISIIGVVMVGWGDFGLSKYVIIGDFLSFLSVIAIVSYLLIGQNTVKKISHWIYSFCVFLFAAFALTLYNLFAGVALGGYSSQEWGIFLLLALFPTIAHVIYNLLLNYVNTATISMSILGEPVGATILAVILLGEHVVIMQIIGGFFVLLGVFLFLTKQRKE, from the coding sequence ATGAAACAAAGAAATAGCTCATCATCTGTAGGATTATTGTTAATAGTTTCTATGATTGCAATATCTTTTGCATCAATTTTTGTAAAATGGTCTCATGCGCCTGCTACTGTAATAAGTATGTATCGCATGTATTTAGCTTGTGTACTATTACTTCCTATGGTATGGAGGAAGAGGAGAGAATTTAGTAAACTATCTAAAAAAGATTGGCTGTTCTTAACTCTTTCTGGAGTTTTTTTAGCGCTGCACTTTGCTCTGTGGTTTGGTTCCTTGAAACTTACAACTGTAGCTAGTTCAACCATTATCCTTTCTTTGCAACCTATTGTTGCCTTATTAGGAGGCTTTCTTGTTTACAAAGAAAAAACAAAGCTTTCTACTTTAGTAACCATAGGAATTTCTATCATAGGAGTTGTTATGGTTGGATGGGGTGACTTTGGGCTAAGTAAGTATGTTATTATTGGTGATTTTTTATCTTTTTTAAGCGTTATAGCAATTGTCAGTTATTTGTTAATTGGGCAGAATACTGTAAAGAAAATTTCTCATTGGATATACAGCTTTTGTGTATTCTTATTTGCGGCTTTTGCATTAACATTATACAACCTTTTTGCAGGCGTTGCCCTTGGTGGATACAGCTCCCAAGAATGGGGAATTTTTCTATTATTAGCTTTGTTTCCTACAATTGCACATGTGATCTATAATTTGTTATTAAATTATGTAAACACTGCAACAATATCTATGAGTATTTTAGGTGAACCTGTTGGAGCAACAATTTTAGCTGTTATTCTTTTAGGCGAACATGTTGTTATCATGCAAATTATTGGTGGATTTTTTGTGTTGCTTGGTGTATTTTTATTTCTAACTAAGCAGAGAAAAGAATAG
- a CDS encoding IS30 family transposase, which yields MTQSKNSTAQHYQQLTPEERGAIQAYLNAGKSKAEISRLLHRSRSTISREIKRGMVQQRNHDYLFVYRYYADTSQLFHERARQKCHSKGLEERCRLFFRMFTKALKRRPRIESVDSYIHVFRQAHPDQLCPSTPTVYRYIDQGRLDVKNIDLPAKLKRHVKANHPNHSRKNKRLAGTSIEERSDVINDRKRFGDWEGDLVKGKRQASEPALMTLTERQLRYELIVKIPNYHADTCLEYLQNVVDKQPELFKTITFDNGSEFKLLDQVKGPQIYFAHPYSPWERGSNENQNGLIREYIPKGQSLHGFSKDAIAQVQEALNQKHRKLLGYASAAELIEAELAC from the coding sequence ATGACCCAATCTAAGAATAGCACTGCCCAGCATTACCAACAACTCACACCAGAAGAAAGAGGCGCAATTCAAGCGTATTTGAACGCGGGTAAGTCAAAAGCCGAAATCAGCCGTCTGCTTCATCGCAGTCGTAGTACCATCTCCCGCGAAATCAAGCGGGGCATGGTTCAACAGCGTAATCATGACTACCTCTTTGTCTATCGATACTACGCTGACACCAGCCAGCTCTTTCATGAACGGGCCCGTCAAAAATGCCATTCTAAGGGCTTAGAAGAACGCTGCCGGTTGTTCTTCAGGATGTTCACAAAGGCGCTCAAACGGCGTCCGCGGATTGAAAGTGTGGACAGTTATATCCATGTCTTCAGACAAGCGCATCCAGACCAGCTCTGTCCATCAACGCCGACCGTTTACCGCTACATTGATCAAGGCCGGTTAGACGTGAAGAACATTGATCTGCCGGCCAAACTGAAGCGTCATGTGAAAGCCAATCACCCCAATCATTCACGTAAGAATAAGCGCTTGGCGGGCACCTCAATTGAAGAACGGTCAGACGTCATCAACGACCGGAAACGCTTTGGCGACTGGGAAGGTGATCTGGTTAAAGGCAAGCGCCAGGCCAGTGAACCAGCTCTCATGACGTTAACTGAACGACAGTTGCGTTATGAACTGATTGTGAAGATTCCCAACTACCACGCTGACACCTGTTTGGAGTATCTTCAAAACGTTGTCGACAAGCAGCCTGAGCTCTTTAAGACCATCACCTTTGACAACGGTTCTGAGTTCAAACTCTTAGATCAAGTCAAGGGCCCTCAGATCTACTTTGCCCACCCTTATTCACCCTGGGAACGAGGCAGTAACGAGAACCAGAACGGTCTGATCCGGGAGTACATTCCTAAAGGCCAGTCACTACATGGCTTCTCTAAAGATGCTATTGCTCAGGTTCAAGAGGCACTGAATCAGAAACACCGCAAGTTGCTCGGCTATGCCAGCGCCGCCGAGCTTATTGAGGCCGAGCTAGCTTGCTAG
- a CDS encoding helix-turn-helix domain-containing protein: MKNNKRLIPFPIIQVACEGDTIAVHYILKHYEGYMAKLSTTVLTDEYSSGYYFLDRDLQDYLNSALLQMILDFKI, translated from the coding sequence ATGAAAAACAATAAACGACTAATTCCTTTTCCTATTATCCAAGTTGCATGTGAAGGCGACACCATAGCTGTTCATTATATATTGAAACATTATGAAGGCTATATGGCCAAACTATCGACAACAGTACTTACCGACGAATACAGCAGCGGATATTACTTTTTAGATAGGGACTTACAGGATTACTTGAACTCCGCTTTGCTTCAAATGATTTTAGACTTCAAAATCTAA